AAGGAAAACTTGACACCAGTACTCCGGCATTCATCAGCCTCGCATAAAGGCCCGTATCCGTTGATGAAAACACCGGAAAATTAGCAACAGCACTTAATCCAGACCCCATATGTGCTTTGAATGAATCAATATTATTCTGCAACTTTTCGAATTGCTGTAAATAGATCTGCTCTCCATGGATAAATGCATATAAGCTCGCTGGCGAACTTGGAGAAGCCCCTGTATAAAAGTTTGATCGCTTGAAATACTTAATTCGTTCTTCATCGGCCAAAATCAATCCAGCATCTGTTGCCAGGCCTTTTGCCAAGGATGCGACGACAATCAGCTCAATATTAGCCTGTTGAAAACTACTCTTATCTAATGAAATGCCATTCTTGCGCAAAACTCCTATTCCGTGAGAATCATCCAAGAGGAGTATAATTTTTTTGTCCGGATCAATACGATTGAAAACACTGAAATCGTATAATTCCGGTCGCATATTGTCCAAGCTGTTACTAACGATGATAAATGATTTTTGGGGTGAATGATTGATATACTCGATCGTTGCATTGGCCCAGTCAACAAAATGTCCAGTTGCTGCAGGATTTTTATCTAACCATAAAGAAGGGTGACATGCGGGTGCGTACAATACTTCGCCTTCAGTTGCCAAGGTTCTTACAAGAAATTGCGTCGCCAGATATCCACTTGAGAGCAACAGACTTGCTTCAAAACCAAAACGCATTGCAGCATATTCTTCCGCTTGATCAAATATGGCCTGTTGCACATTATTATTTCGTGAAGTGCCATTGTTAATACCATATCGCTGTATACCTTCTATGAAAATCGCAGCATATGCTTGATCTGTTGCCAGTCCTAGATAGGAAGTTCCACCGAAAAAAAGATATTCCTTACCGTCCACTGTGATAACGCGACCTGTTGGTTGTTCTAAATGTGTAAAATTATTCATCTATGTATAGCCGATTCATTTAATTAGCGGGTCAATACTTCGGGGTTGGCGATATGCTGTGGATTACCCTCGGAAAAGGCAACAATATTCTCAAAAGCAAGTCTAAATAATCGTTCATAACCATTCTTCTCCACATAGCCAATATGTGGCGTACAAAGCACATTTGGTAGCTGCAATAAAGGATAGTTAGGATCAAAGATTGGCTCGGACTCATAGACATCTACCGCAGCCATTCCCGGAACACCTGTTTCGAGAGCGGTCAATAGTGCCCCCTCCTCAACCAACTCAGCACGGGAAGTATTGACAAAAAGTGCAGTCGGCTTCATAGACCTGAGATCCTCGAGCTTTACGATACCTCGCGTCGCAGGCACTAACCGAAGGTGTAAAGTAACAACATCTGAAAAATGAAAAAAATCGGATTTACTTGTTGCAGCTAAAAAACCGTCTTTTACAGCTTCTTCTCGGGAATTTTCGCTTCCCCAAACAATTACTTGGGCACCAAAAGCCTTTGCATATTGCGCTATTCGCTTCCCTATTTTTCCATAACTCCATATCCCTATTGTTTTTCCGGAGACACATTCTCCTATGTTCGTTTGCCATAGCCCTTTGTCCATATCTGAAAGAGCCTTAGGTAAACCTCGGAGTGCATTCATGATCAAAAGCCAGGTCAATTCAGCTGGAGCGACAGGAGAACCCATACTTTCAGCAACAGCCACATGAAAGCTGCTACAAACAGCCAAATCCAAATGATTTGAAATTTTGCCCGTTTGGCTGATCAACTTTAGTTTGGGAAGCTGGGACAACAGATCTTCTGTAATCTGGGTCCGTTCTCTGATGAGCACTAGCGCTTCCGTATCGCTTAATTTTTCCGCCAGTAAAGCCGGATCTGAATAGGACTGTTTCAATATTTGGACATCGTGACCATCAAGAATTTTGAAACAGTCCAACTGTCGGACAGCGTCTTGATAGTCATCTAAAATGGTTATTCGCATTTTTTTTGACTTAATTTTAAACTCTTATTTTCAATATCCAACGAAAGTAAAAGGCTTTTATATGCCTATAACTTCATCGCATATAAAAGCAATATAGTACGTTCCCATCTTTCCATTGCGGAACTTATTTAGGAAGGAAATTTTGCTTTTCGATATCAATTTACAGCATAAAGTTGGAATCCTGCAATTCGTCATGATATTTTGACATTCCATCCACTCTTTTTCGCAGAAGCACTTACAGCCGCTGATATTTGAATAAAAATAAAGAAAAATGAAGCTGTTATTAACCTTACTATTTTTAAGTATTACCATCGTATCGGCACAGTCTATCTTAAAAGGGAAAGTACTGGGCAAAAACGGCAAACCGATATATTTAGCCAATGTTTTTATTGACGGCACCTATGATGGCGGCACGACCGATTCGCTTGGAAACTTTATGTTTGAAACTAGTGAACAAGGTCCTATAATGCTGAAAGCGTCTGTTGTGGGCCTCCCAACATATAGTAAGTCTATCCAGCTTCCTCAGAAAGAATTGCTTATTATTCAAATGCAAGAAAGTGAGAATCGCCTACAGGAAGTCACGATTCAGGCAGGGGTGCTACAAGCCAATAGCTCCGGAAAAAACACGGTAATGAGTCCATTGGATATTGTCACTACGGCAGGCAGCATGGGAAACATCATCAGCGCATTAGCAACATTGCCCGGTGCACAGGTTGGGGGAGAAAATGGACGTCTTATGGTTCACGGTGGAGATGCCTCCGAAACACAGACCTACATCAATGGAATCAGAGTAGCCCAACCTTACACCGCAACACCCAATGAAGTTCCTGTAAGGGGTCGATTTTCACCCATGCTCTTTAAAGGCGTAAATTTCTCTACAGGTGGTTATTCGGCAGAATTTGGTAATGCGCTATCCAGCATTCTAGCCCTAAACACCGAAAATACCATAGAACAGCGCAAAACAGAGTTTTCACTATCTTCCGTTGGACTAGGTTTGGGACATACCTTACAATGGGGCAAAAACTCCCTCACCTTCAACAGCAGTTATACCAACTTAAAACCTTATTCCAAAATTATTACGCCAGATATCAAATGGACAAAACCCTATGAAAACGCCTCCGGAGAAATGATCTATCGTCATCAGTTTAAAGAAGGCTTTCTAAATATCTATGGGGCATACAATTTCGAAAATATGAGCCTTTACCAAGCAGACATCAATTATGAGCAACCTGTCCCATTGAAAAAGAAATCCAACAATGCCTACGCCAACATCAGTTACAGTCAGAATCTGGGAAATCGATGGACATTCCAGTCCGGTATTGGCCTAGGCTACCTGACCGATAAGCTACACTACGATGAAATCTACCTGCCTAATGAAGAAAAGAGTCTTCATCTAAAAGGAACGCTAAGTAAGATCTGGAACAATAAGATTAAAAGTATTGGCGGAATAGAATATTTCGACACCAATTATCAAGAAGAATATCACCGACAAACCATTGATTATCGCTACGGGTATCATAGCAAGATGACCGCCGTATTTACGGAAACGACCTTCGGCATCCTCCCGAACTTAATCGGAAAGATTGGCTTACGAGAAACTTCCTCCAATTTGCAGGCGAAGAGCACGTTAGAACCAAGAGCTTCGCTGGGCTACGCATTAAATAAATATACGCAGCTCTCACTTGCCTATGGGAACTTCCATCAGCAGGCGCCAACACCTCTATTAAAATATGCCCCTCAGCTTGACTGGATGGAGGCCAATCACTATATCGCCAATTATTTCTATGCGCGTGGCGGCCACTTACTTCGCTTAGAAGCTTATCGCAAAGAATATAACAATTTGGTAAAATACAACAGTGCGACGCCAAAATACGACAGCCAATATGACAATAACGGGAGCGGTAAGGTCAAAGGCTTTGACTTATTTTATAAAAACAGCAGCAGCATCAAAAACCTCCAATACTGGATTTCATATTCCTATACGGACAGTAAGCGAAATGAAGCGAACTATCCGACGACAGTCACTCCCCCATATATCTACAAACACAGTTTCTATATCGTTGGGAAATACTGGCTACCCAGTCTACGTTCACAGCTCAGTGTGACAAATTCGTTTGTATCCGGCAGAAATTACAATGATCCCAATCAAACAGTATTTATGAATAGCCATACAAAAGGTTACAATAATCTCTCTATGAGTTGGTCGTTCCTTTATAGCCAGCAAAAAATTATCCATTTCTCCGTCAGTAATGTTCTTGGCGCTAGCCCAATCTATGGCTATCAATATGCAGACCGACCAAATTCACAAGGAATCTATGACCGTAGACCGATTGTCCCTACCGCCAAGCGCTTTGTGTTTCTGGGCTATTTCTGGACAATTAGTAAAAATGAAAAGGACAATCAATTGGACAATCTATAATAAGCATCAACTCATCATCGAAATATGTCGGTCCATCCAAAATTATTTCTATTTGCAGCGAAGGATTGCCAACTTCAAGAACAATCAATAAAATATACATCACACACAACAACAATAACTTAGAAAAATATTTAAACTAAAAACGAAAGATCATGAAATCATTTATTATCGTCCTCATCTGCCTTATAAGCGGCAGCGCGTTTGCACAAGGCAATTTTGAAAAAAGTATGGGACAAGCCATGAGTCTATGGCAATCGGGAGAGACACAAAAAGCGGCCGCTCTTTTAGAGCGTATTGCACAGGCAGAAAAGGACAATTGGATTCCTGCCTATTATCAGGCCATGGTACTGACAACAGCATCCTTCAGGGAGAAAAATAAAGAGACACAGGCAAAATATATACAGTCTGCAGAAGAAATACTAAACAATAGTGCCCAGGAAAATAATTCGGAATGGCTCGTGCTGAGAGCGATGAACCAAACAGCATTGATGATTACAGACCCCATGACAAAAGGCAAAGAGCTTTCGCCTAAGATTATAGGTCTATATCAAAAAGCCATCAGCCTTGCGCCAAACAATCCACGTGCGGTATTGGGACTAGCGGAATTCCAAATAAACGCAAAAAAATATTTCAACCAGGATACCAGCAAAGAATGTGAGGATGCAAAGAAAGCACTATCTTTATTCGGTGAAGAGAAGATTACTACGCCATTTGCACCTTCATGGGGCAAAGATCGGGCAGAACAACTCGTAAAGGAATGCAAATAACACATTGTGAAAAAAGCACCATTTAAAGCGATTATACAAGCACTACTCGCAAGCTTGGTCGTGACCATCTATTTTGTGGTTGTGGCCAAGCTTGACCATAACGATGTCCCTTGGATATCCATCATCTTTCACCCTAATATGGTCCGAGGTTTACTATACGGATTTTTTCTCTTTCTAGGTCATAGCTATCTATCGAAATGGGTTGGGAAAAAGTACCCAAACAGTAAAGATTTTGTGAAGAAGATAATTGTTTTTTACAGTATCAGTTTCTTCTTGACCGTACTGGTCGTTTTTATTGTCAATGCTTTTTTCTCTGGACTTTTTAACCCGGGTGTTCCCAAAAATTTCGCTCAGCGTTTTCACCAATTTATTCATCAACAACGTGTTGCATATTATTTTCAAACCGCGATGATATCTTGGTGCATTTCAATGATTTTTTTTGGTTTCTATTTCTATAAAAGATTCAAAGATTACCAAATCAAAGAGTCTCATCAGGAAAAACAACAAATAGCAGCACAATTTGAGTCGCTCAAGCATCAACTCGACCCACATTTTTTGTTCAACAGTTTGAATGTATTGAATGGATTAATTGAGGAAAGCCCTAAAAAAGCCAGTATGTTTACGACAGACCTTTCTAGGATATATCGCTATGTATTGGAACAAAGGGGCAAAAGCCTCGTTTCTTTACAGGAAGAGCTTACTTTTTCAAAGGCTTATTTAAACCTTTTGAGTCTGCGCTTCGAAGCCGGTATACAGATCGATCTACAGATCAATGCGGAGCAGCATACTGGTTTTATATTACCGCTTTCCCTTCAATTACTGATCGAAAATGCAATCAAACACAATATTATTTCGATCAGGAAGCCGCTTTTATTGAAGATTTATAGAAAAAATAATTACCTCTATGTTGAAAACAATCTTCAAAAAAAGAAAGTGCTCCATGATCATTCGGGAATCGGTTTGAAAAATATTCAGGAACGTTATGCTATCCTGTCCAATCTAGCGGTGCATATTCAGGAAACTGATCTATTATTTTCTGTCGGATTGCCCATCATCAATGAAATAACCCCCTAGAACCATGGAATCTTCAATAAATACATGCGGCTAAGCACTGAAAGACAACATCTACCCAGCGGCATTGTGCCTCACTAAATTAAACGGCACAAAGATTTGATAATCGATAAGAAGCACGATAAGCAATGAAAATATTAATTAT
The Sphingobacterium multivorum genome window above contains:
- a CDS encoding 8-amino-7-oxononanoate synthase, with amino-acid sequence MNNFTHLEQPTGRVITVDGKEYLFFGGTSYLGLATDQAYAAIFIEGIQRYGINNGTSRNNNVQQAIFDQAEEYAAMRFGFEASLLLSSGYLATQFLVRTLATEGEVLYAPACHPSLWLDKNPAATGHFVDWANATIEYINHSPQKSFIIVSNSLDNMRPELYDFSVFNRIDPDKKIILLLDDSHGIGVLRKNGISLDKSSFQQANIELIVVASLAKGLATDAGLILADEERIKYFKRSNFYTGASPSSPASLYAFIHGEQIYLQQFEKLQNNIDSFKAHMGSGLSAVANFPVFSSTDTGLYARLMNAGVLVSSFPYPLGTDPLLNRIVVNAHHTKADLDQLSHAIGIY
- a CDS encoding tetratricopeptide repeat protein; protein product: MKSFIIVLICLISGSAFAQGNFEKSMGQAMSLWQSGETQKAAALLERIAQAEKDNWIPAYYQAMVLTTASFREKNKETQAKYIQSAEEILNNSAQENNSEWLVLRAMNQTALMITDPMTKGKELSPKIIGLYQKAISLAPNNPRAVLGLAEFQINAKKYFNQDTSKECEDAKKALSLFGEEKITTPFAPSWGKDRAEQLVKECK
- a CDS encoding TonB-dependent receptor encodes the protein MKLLLTLLFLSITIVSAQSILKGKVLGKNGKPIYLANVFIDGTYDGGTTDSLGNFMFETSEQGPIMLKASVVGLPTYSKSIQLPQKELLIIQMQESENRLQEVTIQAGVLQANSSGKNTVMSPLDIVTTAGSMGNIISALATLPGAQVGGENGRLMVHGGDASETQTYINGIRVAQPYTATPNEVPVRGRFSPMLFKGVNFSTGGYSAEFGNALSSILALNTENTIEQRKTEFSLSSVGLGLGHTLQWGKNSLTFNSSYTNLKPYSKIITPDIKWTKPYENASGEMIYRHQFKEGFLNIYGAYNFENMSLYQADINYEQPVPLKKKSNNAYANISYSQNLGNRWTFQSGIGLGYLTDKLHYDEIYLPNEEKSLHLKGTLSKIWNNKIKSIGGIEYFDTNYQEEYHRQTIDYRYGYHSKMTAVFTETTFGILPNLIGKIGLRETSSNLQAKSTLEPRASLGYALNKYTQLSLAYGNFHQQAPTPLLKYAPQLDWMEANHYIANYFYARGGHLLRLEAYRKEYNNLVKYNSATPKYDSQYDNNGSGKVKGFDLFYKNSSSIKNLQYWISYSYTDSKRNEANYPTTVTPPYIYKHSFYIVGKYWLPSLRSQLSVTNSFVSGRNYNDPNQTVFMNSHTKGYNNLSMSWSFLYSQQKIIHFSVSNVLGASPIYGYQYADRPNSQGIYDRRPIVPTAKRFVFLGYFWTISKNEKDNQLDNL
- a CDS encoding D-2-hydroxyacid dehydrogenase family protein, with amino-acid sequence MRITILDDYQDAVRQLDCFKILDGHDVQILKQSYSDPALLAEKLSDTEALVLIRERTQITEDLLSQLPKLKLISQTGKISNHLDLAVCSSFHVAVAESMGSPVAPAELTWLLIMNALRGLPKALSDMDKGLWQTNIGECVSGKTIGIWSYGKIGKRIAQYAKAFGAQVIVWGSENSREEAVKDGFLAATSKSDFFHFSDVVTLHLRLVPATRGIVKLEDLRSMKPTALFVNTSRAELVEEGALLTALETGVPGMAAVDVYESEPIFDPNYPLLQLPNVLCTPHIGYVEKNGYERLFRLAFENIVAFSEGNPQHIANPEVLTR
- a CDS encoding sensor histidine kinase, giving the protein MKKAPFKAIIQALLASLVVTIYFVVVAKLDHNDVPWISIIFHPNMVRGLLYGFFLFLGHSYLSKWVGKKYPNSKDFVKKIIVFYSISFFLTVLVVFIVNAFFSGLFNPGVPKNFAQRFHQFIHQQRVAYYFQTAMISWCISMIFFGFYFYKRFKDYQIKESHQEKQQIAAQFESLKHQLDPHFLFNSLNVLNGLIEESPKKASMFTTDLSRIYRYVLEQRGKSLVSLQEELTFSKAYLNLLSLRFEAGIQIDLQINAEQHTGFILPLSLQLLIENAIKHNIISIRKPLLLKIYRKNNYLYVENNLQKKKVLHDHSGIGLKNIQERYAILSNLAVHIQETDLLFSVGLPIINEITP